The genomic DNA CGGCACAGGCTCTCACCTAGGCAccgctctcctggctcccagaggCCTGTCTGGTGGAGAGCCATGCGTGGGGAAAGGCTGCGAGAAAgtgcctctctgcccagctccctgctcagatgtcccAGGTTGAAGGCTGTGTCTGGACTGGCAGCAGCGCAGGGTGTCTGGTGTGGGGGTATTTCTGCTAAAACAGGAGGTTTGGAATCTCTGTTTTCCTATTTTAGCTGCATCCAGCCTTTTGTGAACTTCTTGTATGAGCTGGGCTAACATGACAGCGAAAAGAGAAGGTCCCCTGTGGTCTTAGATGGAGTGGGGGATCTAGACTTCTTGCCTGTGTCCCTGTTCCAGTGGGGATGGAGccagtgctggggctgcagggccctggcAGGAGGGCCTGGGGGAGCAGCAGGCTTGGGAAGGCTCTCTGGCTGCCCTGCAGCTGTAGGGTGCCAGCTGTGTTTGCTGTTTGACAGGGCAGGGTCAGAGTAGCGGCTCAGGTACCAGGGTACCTCACCAGAGCTCTCTGCTGTGACTCTTGCCTAGGACCTGCTGCTGGCAGTGTCCCTGGCAGCCTCTGGGTCCCTGTGTGGTTTCCTGGGCCAATGTCTTGTCCATGTGGTTGCAAACCTAGGAGTAGTGTTCCCTTCTTCTGCAAAAGGGCTTAACTCTGGAGCCTGGACACTGAGCCTCACCCCCTTTGCGAAGTctgggagggagatggggagatggggaggaccTGGGCCGATGTGGTGGTGGAGCGCTCTGATTGCGGACTGTGTCACATGCACGTTCTCTGTTGCAGGACCCGGTACATCAGCACGGAGCTGGGGATGCGGCAGCGGCTCTTTGTGGGCGTGCTGACCTCCAAGAGCACGCTGAACACACTGGCGGTGGCTGTGAACCGCACGTTGGCCCACCGCCTGGAGCGCCTGGTGTACTTCACAGGCACGCGGGGCCGCAAGGTGCCTCATGGCATGACGGTGGTGACGCATAGCGATGAGCGGCCCATCTGGAACATGTACCAGACCATTAAGTACCTGCTGGACCATTATGTGAGCGACTTCGActggttcttcctggtgcaggaTGATACCTATACAGAGGCACACCGCATCAGCCGCCTGGTCGCCCACCTCAGCATTGACACCCACCTCTACCTGGGCCGCCCTGAGGAGTTCATCGGTGGAGACACCGAGGGACGCTACTGCTATGGCGGCTTTGGGTACCTGCTGTCCCGCAGTCTCCTCCTGCGTCTACAGCCTCACCTGGAGAACTGCCGTAACGACATCCTCAGTGCCCGGCCCGATGAGTGGCTGGGCCGCTGCATCATCGACTACACAGCCATCAACTGTGCTGAGGAGCATGAGGTAGATCCTGCAGTGGAGCTGGGCTGTGAGGGTGCTTGATCCCTGCCACCTCAGCCTGGCCTGTTTTCCTGTCtcaccttccctcctcccttgcaCTGAGGAAAGCCTCTGGGCAGTGTCTCACCAGCCCTGCCCACTTCTAGGGACTGTGGGACCAGCTCtcgtgtgcttttttcccttgGGCTTGCTTTGCTTGTACCCAGTGGGGTGGCACTGTAGGTCTGGATCAGCTGTAACATGTCTCTCCTTGCTGACACAGGGCCTGCATTACCAGTACTTTGAGTTGGGGAAGAACGTAGACCCTGAGCGGGAGACTGACCCACGTTTCCAGAACGCGTTCACTGTCCACCCTGTGCTGGACCCTGTCCAGATGTACCGGCTGCACAAGTACTTTGCACAGGTGGAGCTGGAGAGGACATACCAGGAGATCCAGCAGCTGCAGGTGAGACCTGGCTTAGTTGGGAGGATCTGGGCTCCTCCTGCCATCCTTGTGGGCTTTTCAGTCTCTTTGGGCCACCTTTCCACTCTAATGTGAGGGCTTTCTGGCCTGGAGCTGTTCTGGAGTGGCATCAgctgagcttctgtggctgcggTGGTGACAGTGCTGTCTGGAGATCAGTCCTTAAGGCCTCTGCCCTTGTGGCCTGAACCAGGAGGTTCTGCCTCTTGGTTCGTCTGGGCCATGTGGACCTTTGAACCCTTCTCAGATCTTGCTGAACTTCACTTCATGATCCTAACCTCAGAGCGCATGCCTGTGACTTCTGACTGACTTCTGTTCAGCCAAGCAGGCTGTGAGCAGCTTTGGACCCAGGCAGATCCTGGAGCTGTGGCAGTCCGGGATGATCGGGCCAGCAGTGTGCCAAGATCTGGCAGCAAACTCAGAGTGGGGTGGGACAAAGTGCAGGCCATGCCAATGAAAGCAGCTTATTGTattctgtgtgcagttctggtgaAACCCTGCCACTCTTTTGCTGGCGTCAGTCTGAAAGCAGTACAAACTTGTTTAGCCACTCCTGTCCCAAATAGCAGTATCAAATTTCTGAATATCATGTGTTAGCAGAAGGGGCTCTGCAGAAAGAACTGGAAGGCATATCTGTACCCACCTTGGCTCTGACTGCTCCTTCTCTGCTTTTGCAGCTGGAAATCCAGAACTCCAGCAGGCTGTCTGCAGATGGGGACCACAGCGCCACGTGGCCCATTGGCATTCCTCCCCCATTCCAGCCCAAAACCCGCTTTGAGGTGCTGCGCTGGGATTACTTCACAGAGGATCAGGTGTATGCATGTGTGGACGGCTCCCCCAAGTGTGAGCTACGTGGTGTGGACCTGGCAGATGTGGCTGATGTGGTGGCCACTGCCATGGAGGAGCTGAACCGCAAGTACCAGCCAGTGTTGCATGTCCGCAAGCAGCAGCTGGTGAATGGGTACCGGCGCTTTGACCCCACACGTGGCATGGAGTACACACTGGACCTACAGGTAGAGGTGGTCACTCAGAAGGGGCACAGCCGCTCTGTCACCAAGCGTGTGCACCTGGTGCGCCCCCTCAGCGAGGTGGAGATCATCCCCATGCCGTACGTGACAGAGGCCAGCCGCATCAATGTCATcctgccactcactgcccatgACCGGGACCATGCTGCCCGCTTTTTGGAAGCATatgcagcagctgcctttgaGAACAGTGAGAACGCGGTGCTCACCTTCCTCTTTATCTACGACCCCTTTGAGGCCCAGCAGGTGACCCAGAATGACATCTTTGCCCCAGTGAAAGCCCAGATCACTGAGTATGAGCGCAAGTATGCAGAGGTGAAGATCCCGTGGATCAGTGTTAAGACAGATGCACCCTCCCAAATCAAGGTCATGGACATCATCTCCAAGAAGCATCCTGTGGACACGCTTTTCTTTGTGGCAGGCGTGGGCACAGAGGTCACCACTGACTTCCTGAACCGCTGCCGGATGAACACCATCAACAACTGGCAAGTCTTCTTCCCCATTCACTTTCAGGGCTACAACCCTGCCATCGCTTACCACAACCAGGTGCCACCCACCACACTGGACCTGTTGCGGGACGCGGGGCGCTTTGACCGTGATGTCTTCCATGAGGCCTGCTTCTACAATGCTGATTACATGGCGGCGCGCACCCGCATGGCAGGTGATGTGCAGGAGAATGAAGACATCTTGGAGACCCTGGACATCTATGATATGTTCATCAAATACTCCAACCTACATGTCTTCCGGGCCGTGgagcctgccctgctgcagcgctACCGGCACCAGGCCTGCAATCCCCGGCTCAGCGAGGAGATCTACCACCGCTGCGTGCAGAGCAGTTTGGAGGGTGTAGGGTCTCGTTCCCAGTTGGCCATGGTGCTttttgagcaggagcaggggaacAGCACCTGAGCCCAGGGCACGGAGGGGCTGGCCCTGCCCAGCCTCTTGCCTGCCCCACCTGCTCTGCTGCCCAGATCTGTCCTCCTCGTCCTGGTGAGTGTGGCATGGCTGCAGTGATCACCGCTAGCTGGTGCCAGAGCCTGTGACTCCATCACCCTGGTGCTACCCAGGTAGGGCTGGGATTTCCCAGCCTGGGCTGCCTGGGATGTTCCAGAGCAGCTGTGGTTTTTGTAGACCCTCACATGAGATTGGGTTAGAGTTATTGAGCTGAGAGCCAGGACACCTGGGTTCTCATCCCAGAGCTGCTGACTGCGGTCCCTCTTGCTCCTGGCTGCAATGGCTGGTGGGAGGAGCAGAACTGTTCTGTCCCTTGCTTTGTCTTGTGAACTGCACCACCCCCGGCCCCCTCAGCCTGAGGGCTCACAGAGCCTGAGGCCCCTGCTGTGGGGCTGTGACTGTGATGAGTTACCAGATGGGGCTTGGGGAGCTGCCACATTTTCCCCTGCCCCCCTGATACAGGGCTGCATTTGCTCATTTGGCTCCCAGTGCTGGGCACTCTTTGGACACTAGGACAGAAAGGACCAGAGCACTGGCCCCTGTCATGTGGGGAgaggtgtgtccctgtgcctgcctgctgcaggctTGAGTAGGGGGAGGATGGATTGGGGCACGTCTGACCCCAAAAGAGCAATAAGAAGGTTGGTTTTAGTGTACGCCACTTGGTAATGAGACAGAAACCTGAATCCTCCAGGCTGACTGGGGTGGGGGTTCCTGGCCCCAGGATCTGCAGGTGCAGGGAGTGCTGCAGGGGAGCCAGGGATCCTGCTGTATTCACTTACCATGAGCTGCTCCCCATGGGAACTGTGACCCAGGCCTCTTCGGCCTTCGTAGTATCAATAGGACGTAGGAGGTCGCAGCCTTCAGACAAGAGCCTCCTGCTGGAGGTTTGAGCTGTCCCTGCCACCAATCCAGAGCCCAGCGTGGGGCTGCCCTGTGGGCACCTGTCCCAGGGGCTTtgctgccttgccactgcagaaGGGACCCTGGTGCATGCATGCGCCTGGCCTTTGTGGCCCTTCCTCGTGGCTGGCAGCTGCAGCTTGGCTTCTTCAAGAGCTGCGTCCACTCCGCTCAGTGTGGGGCAGGGGACACCATGCCTGGCCCTGACCCTGGCCAGCACCGCTGAGGCTGGTGGGCAGGATGGATGGTTTGGCTGTGCGTCTCCTAAGGAGAAAACGACTGAGGAGCTGCTCTGTGCTCCTGGTTTGTATTTAATAGTGGGGAGAGAAAGGGGGGGTTGTGTTTACACTAATAAAATGGAGAGATGAACAAGTCGGTCTGACTGATTCTTCCTTGGAGCCAGGCACGGTGGCCTGGGCTGGGGTTGAGCCTTTCTGCGCTCTGGGGAGACTGGTGCAGACGCGAGCTGCTGCTTAGGAGAGAACGTGTGAAGTGGGTGCAAATGGTGTGATCTGTCCCCTTGCTACACCCTCCCGCATCTGGGATCAGCTTGGAAGGAAGCTCCTGGCCAGAAACTTCATCCAGGTACCATGTCGAATCATTACTGGCGAATCTACCCTCTCTGAATTGGTTTCACCCCTTTATGCTCTGTTTTATATCTCAGGCCTTCTCAGAATCTTGTGGTAACAAGTTCCCTAATTTAATGATGTATTTTGGGGTAAAGCACTTCCTCTTTGTCTTTAGCCCTGCTCCAGATGTTCTCACCACATACAGCTGCTATTTGTGTTACAAGAAAGGGTGAGTAAACATACCCTTTCTGTGCTGTTCCAGGCATGATTTTTATGGATCCCTGTGCTCATCCCACCAGCTATTTGGTCATCActttttccaagctgaagagCCCTCCTTTATTTAACCTCCCTATGTATGGGAAATGCTCCCTCCCTCTTGCTGTCCTCCTCTGCTCTCTGACCACTTCCCTGACAGCACGTTGGGATGCTAAAGACCTGCCAGACGTGGGTGCGCTTGCGAGGCTCCACTTGTTAAAATAAACGACTTTGTAGGGCAGTGGCATTCAGCACTTGTTCACAAAACTCCCATATCAAGGGCAAAATCCCCAAGAAAATTAATAGCCTACTTGTCTGTAGTTAATAAGGCTATGTTCCGCAAAACTCATGGAAACCCCCCAGGCCTGTAAGGCATATGTTCCCCAAAGAGAGGTATTCTTGTTCCAGTCTTTGTATTCATTGTAGAAACATATGTGTTCAAATATATGTTTGTTGTATTTCCGAGAACAATCTTTAGCTTGCTCTAAGCACTTCTATTTTTGATCTTCCCCAAACACGTCCTTAATTCACTTTAAATGTGAATCTGGGACAGGAGCGTGTAAGAAGGATGCAGGTGCATTGCAGATacatttcttctctgaaaagcaGACCTAGAAGTCTGAATTGATTAGCTATTAGAAGAGTATCCAAACATTAATAAAACAAACCaacttcaaataaaattggctgcAAAAAGAAATCCTAAATTGTCGTTTAATTGTTGCAAGATGGTCTAAATATAGTTGCTCTTGTCTCTTCTTTGCTGTTTGCCCAGACTGAGTAAAGAGCTATTTGCATACTTAAAGCTTTGCACTATTAAAACCAATGAACCATCCCCTGCCTGAACATACGTAAGAGCAAATTATAGTCCTTATGGTACTTCCAGCAAAGTTTATTGGTTTCTTTCAAAAATAAGCTGGCAGCGTTCAAAGTCACTTTGGCATTTGCCAGGTTATTTGCAGCATCAAAACATGCTAAATGATGCAGCTGTGCTCTTGTGATGGCAGCGTGGCTGCTGTAGCCGCCCAACATCTTGCCCTCTGCCATGCCCTTGCATGTGAGGGGATGCTGCTGTCACCAAAGCAGCCCAAAAACGATGCTACAAAGAAAACAGTGATGATCAACAGTGGAAAGAGCTCGGTTCTGTGTCTGCTCTGAGTGCAGGTGACTTGAGGCACACGTACAGCTTGCTTGAATGGCCAAgctttgctttctgaaattctGCTCCCAGCTGGAGCCCAACGTACAAAAGTTCACAGCTTTAAGTCCTGCACCAGCGACATCTGCTCTGAGCTCCAGTGCTGAGTCTCTGGCTGGATAGCCAAGCCCACTGCTAGGTTTCAGGCCCCATTTTCCTTGTGGCCTAGCAGTCAGCTTGCACCCCCAAATATGGGGGAAGGCTGCGGGAAGGATGCTCCCGCTGCTTTTAAAGGGACAGTTTTTACAGTTGCAGactgctgcccagccccagctgtgGCTGCACCAGGTTTGCCAGGGGCTGTCATACAGATGTTTGCCCGACGAGCCTCTGCGCGGTGCCCCAGCCTGCCCTGCCAGCGCTCCTCTGCCCTGCGCCCCTCACTGCAAGGCGAGtctcttccagccccttcctaGGGCTGAGAGCCGTCCTGGCTCTTGTGAGCCCTGGCTCATGCTGGTGTCCCAAGAATGGCTCTTTCGCTTACCTTCTTCCTTGCAAGCAGCCTTGTTTGTGCTGGGTGACTGCGCTGGACCGTCCCGCAAGCACCGCAGGGCACGTCTGTAGCCTTTGTGAGCAAAgtcagaatttttcaaaaacttATTTTATGCATTTCTGTAGCTTGTCTCACGTCCACTTTGCTGCGTCAGTGTTATTTCCCCCTTTGTAGCTGCTTTTCCCTGACAGAAAAGGAAGGCAATTACTCTCCGGCCCCTAGAGGAGAGGCTGGACCTGGCTCGGGCGTCGAGGCACAAGGGGCTCAAACTGCACAGCTGGCAATTCTTCTTCTTCCAGCAGCCCCTCTCGCACCGAGCACAGAGAACCAGACATCCCTGTTAGCTTTGGCCTGCACCTCGGGTGAGTTAATGCTGCACAAATAACAGCCAgcctctttctgcagctctgacGCATCTCGAGGACACCATGATTAGGGAGCCCCGGGCAGTGCTGGCTGGGGAGAGGGGCCACGCCAGACCTTCCCCACCTCTCTGAATGTGTTCCCAGAATAATttccaaagcctgctgggccTTCCTCTATAACAGCAAGTTCTCTGTCAAAAAATAGTCCCCAGATTTGCAGCAGGGGAACTTTCCGACAGGGCGGGTGGCCAAAGGCAGGCGCAGAGGGCTGGGAGGAGCGTGTGCCTGCATGTTTCAGGTAGCCACCGCTGGAGGACTTGGGGAACGGGCTGGACGTGTGTCTGTTGGCAGTGTCACAGGCAGGAGAGAGATTAATGCCCTTCTCTCCCCTTCAGGCCCGCAGCTGAAGGGTGAGCTGGAGCCAGCCAGCCTGCGCGGCAGCCAGCGGAGGAGGCAGAGGAGCTTCACCAGCGTCGCTAGCTATTTTCAGATCAGCCGGGACCGCTCACGCCGGGACTGTGGAGAAGGGCTGGAGCCGTTGCGGAGCCACTATCTCTCAGCACGGAGGGGCGAGAGGtcatgggggaggggggagcccgaccTATCTGTCTttaggaagagggagagagaagccaGGGAATTCCTGACAAACCGGCTCAACAGCCTTTCCTAGAAAAACACCGGGACAAACTAACAACGAACAACGTGTAACTGTAACTGCCAGGAGGGTGGGTGACAGCCGATAGAGAGCTGTCAGGAGCGGGCCGTGCCAAGGAAGCCTCATTTCCCTCTGCAGCCAGGGCCGGGGAAGCGGCCCCGTGGTGTTAGACAGCCGGCCGTCGGTGCAGCCGGCTGGAAGTGTCGCTGGACACGCACCAGGCACTGGCCTCTGAGAGGGCTCTGGGGGGGGATGCGAGCCCAGCTGGGGCTCACCACCGGGGTGGTATCAGGCTGGGTGACCGCATCCAGCTCATTCAATGCTTTCTTAATCGATATGGAAGCTGGAAGAATGTAATTATTCTCTGCCACCAGGCCTGAGGCGCTGGACGCATGATGGAGCGGGGAAGTGGAGACGGCTCTGCACGAGGGGAATAGCCTTTCTTGCGTGGGCGCTGGTGGCTGTGGCACCCTGAGACAGATGTGGGCCAAACGAGGAGTAGGAAAGTCCAAGGTTTCGTTGCTCAGGGACTCAGCAGTGTTATCCCAGGCATGCCACCTGGAGCACGGGTAAACCGAGCGGCCGTGGCTGGGCTCCTGACTGCGCTTCGACGGATGCTCTGCTTTCTGCGGGAGTGGGGGGAGCGTTTCAGATCCGCTGCTGGGAGAAGCCTGCATTTCCCGTTTGCTCCTAGGTGTGTGGCAGCGCAGGGGCCACTGCCACTGGTCTCAGGTGTCCCACCTGCCTCcctgctcctgctctgccccaTCCCGCCCCACTGCTGCCTGCCTTGCAGTGCGTCCTGCGGGGGCCGCGCGCTCAGGACGGCAGTGCCGGCAGCGATGCCCTTGTAGCTACTTGGTCCTCTAAACGAAGAGCGAGTAGCTTTCCTTAAAGAGCTTGGGACCAATCTAGCAGCGCCGttttgcagcctgccagcagccagTCAGATCAGTGGGTGCCTGTAACTCACCCAAGTGGAGCCGGCAGGAAGAAGCTGTTGTTATTTGGGTTTAGGCTGAGGCCACAGGGAGCCTTCGCATCACTCTTCATGGCATGAAGGGCCTCACATCCAAAGCACGCCTCCGAGCAAAGCCTCAGGCTGTGCTTGCAGGAGTCGCAGAGCAAAAACCACAGTGCTCGGAGGGTGAATGCAGTCCCTGGCGCCTACGCGGGGAGAAGGGCCCCGATGCCGGGAGGATCTCCAGGCCAGCATGTGCCCCCTTCTCAGGAAGGAACCATGGCAGAAGGAGCAACGGCATTTCCCCCGGGCCCCTCTCCGCCAGGGACACCCATGCCGGGCAGTGTCCTCCGTGCCTGGCTGAGGAGCGATGGCCCGGCCACGGCTGTGCCTCCCCTTCAGCTTCCAGTCCTGCGTGGGAGCAGGGGAGGGCACCCTGCAGCCAGCACATGCTGCTCGGCTGGCGCCTGCACTGAGCTGCCGGCATCCCGGAGAAGAGAACTGGATCATTAGTTAGTGGCAGAGTTTTGTGGAGAGATGAGGGTCCCTCCTGCGAGGGGGGCTGGCGAGGAAAGGGATGAAGCAAACATTGCTGCGCTTCGGGCTCCTGCCTCGCTGCCCAAGGCCAGAGGGGCCTAGTGAAGTGCGGGACCGTGAAGGTGAAAGCCTTAAAAGAGGAAGCAAAGGTGGAGTGGTTTCGGGTGGTAATATGGTCAATTTGCAACTTAATGGAGAGAGAAGTTTGCAAACCCTGTTCAGGTTTGATcaatatgtttgcacaatttGTGTATTTTTTCACAAACACAGTTGCAGAGtcagagaaataaaaaggcaGCTTTCCTAATGGGGTAGGAAAAGGTACATTTCTGCTGCCCAAAGACTTATGCCTCCCACAGGAAGATTTGCTGAAAATGTTGTTGGCTCACCACATCCTTTGAAAGGAGCAGTGTGTGTTCCCCGTCGGTGTCTGCTACGTGGCTGTTTGTTGGCCTGTTGGAAGAGGGCCACGAGGAACAATTCAGCGTGAAGCGTTTTGAGCTATGAGAGGGGCTCGCTGGCCGTTACGTGTAAGGAGCAACTGCTACCGCAGGGAGCGGTGAAAGTCTCCATTTGTGGAAAGCCACAGGGAAAGAGCGAGAGAGCAACGGGAGCACCAGGGGTGGCGAGGG from Apteryx mantelli isolate bAptMan1 chromosome 6, bAptMan1.hap1, whole genome shotgun sequence includes the following:
- the CHPF gene encoding chondroitin sulfate synthase 2: MRLSLVLSVLRPAGPVVIGVSLGFTLSLLSVTWVEEPCGPPLRPAARQRPAGGPASGPGPGLDGGRHNGNAARRPNAVPGGLGAESWEPRVVPYRPPSPGRAAKKAVRTRYISTELGMRQRLFVGVLTSKSTLNTLAVAVNRTLAHRLERLVYFTGTRGRKVPHGMTVVTHSDERPIWNMYQTIKYLLDHYVSDFDWFFLVQDDTYTEAHRISRLVAHLSIDTHLYLGRPEEFIGGDTEGRYCYGGFGYLLSRSLLLRLQPHLENCRNDILSARPDEWLGRCIIDYTAINCAEEHEGLHYQYFELGKNVDPERETDPRFQNAFTVHPVLDPVQMYRLHKYFAQVELERTYQEIQQLQLEIQNSSRLSADGDHSATWPIGIPPPFQPKTRFEVLRWDYFTEDQVYACVDGSPKCELRGVDLADVADVVATAMEELNRKYQPVLHVRKQQLVNGYRRFDPTRGMEYTLDLQVEVVTQKGHSRSVTKRVHLVRPLSEVEIIPMPYVTEASRINVILPLTAHDRDHAARFLEAYAAAAFENSENAVLTFLFIYDPFEAQQVTQNDIFAPVKAQITEYERKYAEVKIPWISVKTDAPSQIKVMDIISKKHPVDTLFFVAGVGTEVTTDFLNRCRMNTINNWQVFFPIHFQGYNPAIAYHNQVPPTTLDLLRDAGRFDRDVFHEACFYNADYMAARTRMAGDVQENEDILETLDIYDMFIKYSNLHVFRAVEPALLQRYRHQACNPRLSEEIYHRCVQSSLEGVGSRSQLAMVLFEQEQGNST